A genomic region of Vitreimonas flagellata contains the following coding sequences:
- a CDS encoding RNA polymerase sigma factor, with product MAGNTDQDQRYLAAVAEFGGAMQRLARATEANPERRRDLLQDMHVALWRSLATFDGRCALRTWVYRVAHNVAASHVGRERRMRAGAATLDEIEHLPDSRDLRDDHESNEALERLHKLIRALKPPDRQIITLYLEGVDAAAIADITGLSAGAVATRISRLKSSFAQHFQSGSPHD from the coding sequence ATGGCTGGGAATACCGACCAAGATCAGCGCTATCTGGCCGCGGTCGCTGAGTTCGGCGGGGCCATGCAGCGGCTCGCGCGCGCGACGGAGGCAAATCCGGAGCGGCGGCGCGATTTGCTACAAGACATGCATGTCGCGCTTTGGCGTAGCTTGGCCACCTTCGACGGCCGTTGCGCCCTGCGGACCTGGGTCTATCGCGTCGCGCACAACGTGGCTGCAAGCCATGTCGGTCGAGAACGCCGCATGCGCGCCGGCGCCGCGACGCTCGACGAGATCGAGCATTTGCCGGACTCGCGTGATCTCCGCGACGATCACGAGTCCAACGAGGCGCTAGAGCGTCTGCACAAGCTCATACGCGCACTGAAGCCGCCAGATCGGCAAATCATCACGCTTTACCTCGAAGGCGTCGACGCCGCAGCGATCGCCGACATCACCGGCTTGAGCGCAGGCGCTGTCGCCACGCGCATCTCCCGCCTCAAATCCTCTTTCGCCCAACACTTTCAATCCGGCTCACCCCATGACTGA
- the gltX gene encoding glutamate--tRNA ligase, giving the protein MSIRLRFAPSPTGRIHVGNVRTALMNWLFAVREGGQVLLRIDDTDIARSTKEFEQSIVDDLAWLGLPWSERANQSHRFDVYEKAAEKLKAAGLLYPCYETEDELDRKRKIAQATNKPPIYDRAALKLTDADRSKLEAEGRRAHWRFKLSGARKDWVDLVRGPQSIDTGSLSDPVLIREDGAFLYTLPSVVDDIDFKITHIVRGEDHVTNSGVQIEIFEALGGDVPAFGHFPLLVGADGNALSKRIGSLGVSELATEGYEPMTILSHLAKIGTSDPVEARTSLEQLASEFAFEKIGRAPARFDPEELKRVNAALLHQYEYTTVKERLAKLGADKGEAFWNAVRANLVLLPDVQEWAKIVDGPIAPVVQDAEFAQAAAEVLPSGAYDTTTWSAFTNAVKEKTGAKGKALFMPLRQALTGMDHGPEMAALFPLIGEERARKRLLGQSA; this is encoded by the coding sequence ATGTCCATCCGTCTCCGTTTCGCGCCGTCGCCCACGGGCCGCATCCATGTCGGCAATGTCCGTACGGCGCTGATGAATTGGCTGTTTGCTGTTCGCGAAGGCGGGCAGGTGCTGCTGCGGATCGACGATACCGACATCGCGCGCTCCACGAAAGAGTTCGAGCAGAGCATCGTCGACGATCTGGCGTGGCTGGGCTTGCCCTGGAGCGAGCGCGCCAACCAATCGCATCGCTTCGATGTGTATGAGAAGGCGGCCGAGAAGCTGAAGGCCGCGGGCTTGCTTTATCCCTGCTACGAGACGGAAGACGAACTCGATCGCAAGCGCAAGATCGCGCAAGCGACGAACAAGCCGCCGATCTATGATCGTGCCGCCTTGAAGCTGACCGACGCTGATCGCTCAAAGCTGGAAGCCGAAGGCCGCCGCGCGCACTGGCGCTTCAAGCTTTCGGGCGCGCGCAAGGATTGGGTCGATCTCGTGCGCGGGCCGCAATCGATCGATACGGGCTCGCTCTCGGACCCGGTGCTCATTCGCGAAGACGGCGCTTTCCTCTACACGCTGCCGAGCGTGGTGGACGATATCGACTTCAAGATCACGCATATCGTGCGCGGCGAAGATCACGTCACCAATTCAGGCGTGCAGATCGAGATCTTCGAAGCGTTGGGCGGCGACGTGCCGGCGTTCGGCCACTTCCCATTGCTCGTTGGCGCGGACGGCAATGCGCTGTCGAAGCGTATTGGTTCGCTCGGTGTGAGTGAACTCGCTACTGAAGGCTACGAGCCGATGACCATCCTCTCGCACCTCGCCAAGATCGGCACCTCTGATCCGGTGGAGGCGCGCACGAGCTTGGAGCAATTGGCGTCCGAGTTCGCGTTCGAGAAGATCGGCCGCGCGCCGGCGCGTTTCGATCCGGAAGAATTGAAGCGGGTGAACGCGGCGCTGCTGCATCAATACGAGTACACGACCGTGAAGGAGCGCCTCGCGAAGCTTGGCGCGGACAAGGGTGAAGCGTTCTGGAACGCGGTGCGCGCGAACCTCGTGCTGCTGCCCGACGTGCAGGAATGGGCCAAGATCGTTGACGGCCCGATCGCGCCCGTCGTGCAGGATGCCGAATTCGCGCAAGCCGCCGCCGAAGTGCTGCCGAGCGGCGCTTATGATACAACGACCTGGAGCGCGTTCACTAACGCCGTGAAGGAAAAGACGGGCGCCAAAGGCAAAGCGCTCTTCATGCCGCTACGCCAAGCGCTCACCGGCATGGATCACGGCCCGGAAATGGCCGCGCTCTTCCCCCTGATCGGTGAAGAGCGCGCGCGCAAGCGGCTGCTGGGGCAGTCGGCTTAA
- a CDS encoding TIGR00730 family Rossman fold protein, which translates to MADSSAASAKVRSVCVYCGSSETTKPEYLDLATRFGTALAERGLRLVYGGGGVGLMGRCAKAAADAGGEVLGIMPNFLMQRERVLEAVPHRMVDTMHERKHIMFEESDAFVVLPGGIGTLEEAVETLSWRRLDLHFKPVVFLSEDDFWDPFFHLIQHTVDANLTPASFHNAVANVRTIEDCFAALAAPVRV; encoded by the coding sequence ATGGCCGATTCCAGTGCAGCGAGCGCCAAAGTGCGTTCCGTGTGCGTCTATTGCGGGTCGTCGGAAACGACGAAGCCCGAATATCTCGATCTCGCGACGCGGTTCGGAACGGCTTTGGCTGAACGCGGCCTGCGCCTCGTCTATGGCGGCGGCGGCGTCGGCCTCATGGGTCGTTGCGCAAAAGCCGCGGCCGACGCGGGCGGCGAAGTGCTGGGCATCATGCCGAACTTCCTGATGCAGCGCGAACGTGTGCTGGAGGCCGTGCCGCATCGCATGGTCGATACGATGCACGAGCGCAAACACATAATGTTCGAGGAATCGGACGCATTCGTCGTGCTGCCTGGCGGCATCGGCACACTCGAAGAAGCGGTGGAGACGCTTTCCTGGCGCCGGCTCGACCTGCACTTCAAGCCGGTCGTCTTCCTCTCCGAAGACGATTTCTGGGATCCGTTCTTCCATCTGATCCAGCATACGGTCGACGCCAACCTGACCCCTGCGAGCTTTCACAACGCCGTCGCCAACGTGCGCACGATCGAAGATTGTTTCGCCGCGCTCGCCGCTCCGGTCCGAGTTTGA
- the thiS gene encoding sulfur carrier protein ThiS — translation MRLTVNGEMREAPDSATIADLLASLEIEGARVAVERNREIAPKSLWASTSLQDGDQLEIVQFVGGG, via the coding sequence ATGCGTCTGACGGTCAACGGAGAAATGCGCGAGGCGCCCGATTCGGCGACCATCGCCGATCTGCTCGCCTCCCTGGAGATCGAGGGCGCCCGCGTGGCCGTCGAACGCAACCGCGAGATCGCGCCCAAGAGCCTGTGGGCGAGTACCAGCCTGCAAGACGGGGACCAGCTGGAGATTGTTCAGTTCGTGGGGGGCGGGTGA
- the accC gene encoding acetyl-CoA carboxylase biotin carboxylase subunit → MFEKVLIANRGEIALRVHRACKEMGIATVAVHSTADADAMHVRLADESVCIGPPPAGKSYLHIPSIIAAAEITGAQAIHPGYGFLSENAKFAEIVTQHGMTFIGPTAEHIRLMGDKIAAKQAAIDTGMPVVPGSDGGIATEEDAKKWGKKIGYPVLIKAAAGGGGRGMKVARTADDVVEAFSTARAEAKAAFGNDDVYMEKYLTKPRHIEIQVVADSHGNVIHLGERDCSLQRRHQKVLEEAPSPALNADERARIGKITADAIEKLGYLGVGTVEYLYEDGEFYFIEMNTRLQVEHPVTEMITGIDLVREQIRIADGAPLSVKQKDVKFNGHAIECRVNAENPRTFAPSPGKITGYHPPGGLGVRLDSAIYAGYSIPPNYDSLIGKLIVHGRDRSECLMRLKRALNEMVITGVDTTLPLFRDLVNEQDVINGDYSIHWLEQNLKAKTDAGV, encoded by the coding sequence ATGTTTGAAAAAGTTCTCATCGCGAACCGCGGCGAAATTGCATTGCGCGTACACCGCGCGTGCAAGGAAATGGGCATCGCCACCGTTGCGGTGCACTCCACCGCGGACGCGGACGCCATGCATGTGCGCCTCGCCGACGAGAGCGTGTGCATCGGCCCGCCGCCAGCCGGCAAATCGTACCTGCACATTCCGAGCATCATCGCCGCCGCCGAAATCACCGGCGCGCAAGCGATCCATCCGGGCTACGGCTTTCTTTCCGAAAACGCCAAGTTCGCCGAGATCGTCACGCAGCATGGCATGACGTTCATCGGCCCCACAGCCGAGCACATCCGGCTGATGGGCGACAAGATCGCCGCCAAACAAGCCGCGATCGACACTGGCATGCCGGTTGTGCCGGGTTCTGACGGCGGCATCGCCACCGAAGAAGACGCCAAGAAGTGGGGCAAGAAGATCGGCTATCCAGTGCTGATCAAGGCCGCCGCTGGCGGCGGCGGACGCGGCATGAAAGTCGCGCGTACCGCGGATGACGTCGTTGAAGCTTTCTCCACCGCACGCGCCGAAGCGAAGGCCGCGTTCGGCAATGACGACGTCTATATGGAGAAATATCTCACCAAGCCGCGTCACATCGAAATTCAGGTCGTCGCCGACAGCCACGGCAACGTCATCCATCTGGGTGAGCGCGATTGCTCGCTGCAACGCCGCCACCAGAAAGTGCTCGAAGAAGCCCCGTCGCCGGCCCTCAATGCCGACGAACGCGCGCGCATCGGCAAAATCACGGCGGATGCGATCGAGAAGCTCGGCTATCTCGGCGTCGGCACGGTTGAGTACCTCTACGAAGACGGCGAATTCTATTTCATCGAAATGAACACGCGTCTGCAGGTCGAGCATCCGGTCACCGAGATGATCACCGGCATCGATCTCGTGCGCGAACAGATCCGCATCGCCGACGGCGCGCCGCTTTCGGTGAAGCAGAAAGACGTGAAGTTCAACGGCCACGCCATTGAATGCCGCGTCAATGCCGAGAACCCGCGCACCTTCGCGCCCTCGCCTGGCAAGATCACCGGCTATCACCCGCCGGGCGGCCTCGGCGTGCGCCTCGATAGCGCGATCTACGCCGGCTACTCGATCCCGCCGAATTATGACTCGCTCATCGGCAAGCTCATCGTCCACGGCCGCGATCGCTCCGAGTGCCTGATGCGCTTGAAGCGTGCGCTGAACGAGATGGTCATCACCGGCGTCGACACCACGCTGCCGCTCTTCCGCGACCTCGTGAACGAGCAGGACGTGATCAACGGCGATTATTCGATCCACTGGCTCGAACAAAATCTGAAAGCGAAGACCGACGCGGGAGTCTGA
- the accB gene encoding acetyl-CoA carboxylase biotin carboxyl carrier protein, giving the protein MSEKKTQAIDPDLVRELASILSDSGLSEIEVEHGELRLRLARTLVAAAAPVHTHVVATAPTHVAAPAAPPPAAAPAPAAEAASHPGAVSSPMVGTAYLSPEPGAATFIKVGDSVSAGQTLMVVEAMKTFNPIPAPRAGKVVAILVADSQPVEYGEPLVILE; this is encoded by the coding sequence ATGAGCGAGAAGAAGACTCAAGCGATCGATCCCGATCTTGTGCGCGAATTGGCCTCGATCCTTTCGGATAGCGGCCTGAGCGAAATCGAAGTTGAGCATGGCGAGTTGCGCCTGCGTCTGGCGCGCACCTTGGTCGCGGCCGCCGCACCCGTGCACACGCACGTCGTGGCCACAGCGCCGACCCATGTGGCGGCACCCGCGGCGCCGCCGCCAGCCGCCGCCCCTGCGCCGGCCGCCGAGGCCGCGTCGCATCCGGGCGCTGTGTCCTCCCCGATGGTCGGCACCGCCTATCTCTCACCCGAGCCGGGTGCGGCGACCTTCATCAAGGTTGGCGACAGCGTCAGCGCCGGTCAGACCTTGATGGTCGTCGAGGCGATGAAGACGTTCAATCCGATCCCGGCGCCGCGCGCGGGCAAAGTCGTCGCCATTCTCGTCGCCGATTCTCAACCCGTCGAATACGGCGAGCCACTGGTGATTTTGGAATGA
- a CDS encoding MATE family efflux transporter, translating into MRSTRSYVAPLLRIAGPTALARLGIIGMALVDVVVVGQLAPDELPHQALGWAPTAVFLVAAIGLLQGVQVLAARSLGEGHAEGAGVALRRGLVIAVVAGIVSALAMWAAGKNLFTVFGIEESLAGPSAPVMSVLALSIPLHLMYIAGTYFLEAIKKPGISTAVMWLANGVNLALNLWWVPEHGAVGSAWATVGARVFLAGALLLAIFMLREGARYGVRKMGAGGPSYRALLAVGIAAAVSQAVEAGAFSAMTVIAGRIGADVVSAYQIILNLLALVFMLALGISAATAVLVSEAVGRQAPQDAVRAGWTGIWLNAIAMLVAAVVILLFAEPIGRVYTADVGLAALIASLMWIASLVLLPDGTQVVAASALRARSDNWFPTFSHIAAYAVVMPLIGYWLAEHEGMGVAGLLFAIFWASVLSAAVLLARWYFLRNRLPPVEANASV; encoded by the coding sequence ATGCGGTCGACACGCTCATACGTCGCGCCTTTGCTGCGCATTGCCGGACCGACCGCGCTCGCGCGGCTCGGCATTATCGGCATGGCGTTGGTGGACGTGGTCGTTGTCGGCCAATTGGCGCCGGACGAGCTGCCGCACCAGGCGCTCGGATGGGCGCCGACCGCCGTGTTCTTGGTCGCCGCGATTGGCTTGCTGCAAGGCGTGCAAGTGTTGGCTGCGCGCTCGTTGGGCGAAGGCCATGCGGAGGGCGCAGGCGTTGCGTTGCGTCGTGGCTTGGTGATCGCGGTGGTCGCCGGCATCGTGTCGGCGTTGGCGATGTGGGCCGCGGGCAAAAATCTCTTCACGGTGTTTGGCATCGAGGAGAGCTTGGCCGGGCCATCGGCGCCGGTGATGTCGGTGCTTGCCCTCTCAATCCCGCTGCACTTGATGTACATCGCCGGCACGTACTTTCTGGAAGCGATCAAGAAGCCCGGCATTTCGACGGCCGTGATGTGGCTGGCGAACGGCGTGAACCTCGCGCTGAATTTGTGGTGGGTGCCGGAGCATGGCGCTGTCGGCTCGGCGTGGGCCACAGTGGGCGCGCGCGTGTTTCTCGCGGGCGCTTTGCTGCTCGCGATCTTCATGCTGCGCGAAGGCGCGCGCTATGGCGTGCGCAAAATGGGTGCGGGAGGGCCGAGCTATCGCGCCTTGCTCGCGGTCGGCATTGCAGCAGCTGTGAGCCAGGCCGTTGAAGCTGGCGCGTTCTCCGCGATGACCGTCATTGCGGGCCGCATAGGTGCGGATGTCGTCTCGGCCTATCAGATCATTCTCAATCTGCTCGCACTCGTGTTCATGCTGGCGCTTGGCATATCTGCGGCGACAGCAGTGCTGGTCTCCGAAGCAGTAGGGCGGCAAGCGCCGCAAGATGCGGTGCGTGCAGGCTGGACGGGTATTTGGCTGAACGCGATTGCGATGTTGGTCGCCGCCGTCGTGATCCTTTTGTTCGCCGAACCGATTGGCCGTGTTTATACGGCTGACGTCGGCCTCGCCGCGCTCATTGCGTCTTTGATGTGGATCGCGTCGCTCGTGCTGTTGCCGGACGGTACGCAAGTCGTCGCCGCGTCCGCTTTACGCGCGCGCAGCGACAATTGGTTTCCGACCTTCAGCCACATTGCCGCGTACGCGGTGGTCATGCCGCTTATCGGCTATTGGCTGGCCGAGCATGAAGGCATGGGTGTCGCCGGGCTGTTGTTCGCGATCTTCTGGGCAAGCGTGCTGAGCGCGGCGGTGCTGCTGGCGCGCTGGTATTTCCTGCGTAATCGGCTGCCGCCGGTTGAAGCAAACGCCAGCGTTTAA
- the trmFO gene encoding methylenetetrahydrofolate--tRNA-(uracil(54)-C(5))-methyltransferase (FADH(2)-oxidizing) TrmFO: MKPVHVVGGGMAGSEAAWALANAGVPVVLHEMRPVVKTDAHHTDKFAELVCSNSFRSDDWRGNAVGLLHEEMRRLGSLVMASAGPAQVPAGSALAVDRDVFSDAVTAALTAHELISVERDEVKSLDALLTSDDASVIFATGPLTSPALADSIRNLTGEDSLAFFDAIAPIVHADSINFDIAWKQSRYDKEGPGGDKAAYVNCPMDKAQYETFIAALNAGAKTEFKDWEKNTPYFEGCLPIEVMAERGPETLRFGPMKPVGLMDARVGTRPYAVVQLRQDNKLGTLFNMVGFQTKLKYGAQEEIFRMIPGLENARFARLGGIHRNTFLNSPRLLDSTLRLKAEPRVRFAGQVTGVEGYVESAAMGMLAGRFAAAERLGRAIEPPPHTTALGALVAHVTGGHITDGKGSFQPMNVNFGLFPPIDAPTHGPDGKKLKGEERGRAKKLAMAERALEDLAGWLDGASLR; this comes from the coding sequence ATGAAACCTGTTCACGTCGTCGGCGGCGGTATGGCCGGATCGGAAGCCGCTTGGGCGCTGGCGAATGCTGGCGTGCCGGTGGTGCTGCACGAGATGCGGCCGGTGGTAAAAACCGACGCGCACCATACCGATAAGTTCGCGGAACTGGTCTGCTCCAATTCGTTCCGCAGCGACGATTGGCGAGGCAATGCCGTCGGCCTGTTGCACGAGGAAATGCGCCGCCTGGGCTCGCTGGTGATGGCGAGTGCAGGTCCCGCGCAAGTGCCGGCGGGCAGTGCGCTGGCGGTGGACCGCGATGTGTTCAGCGATGCGGTGACCGCCGCACTGACGGCGCACGAATTGATCAGTGTGGAGCGCGACGAGGTGAAGTCGCTGGATGCATTGCTGACCAGCGACGACGCGAGCGTGATCTTCGCCACCGGCCCGCTCACCTCACCGGCGCTAGCGGATTCCATCCGCAATCTCACCGGCGAGGACTCCCTCGCCTTCTTCGACGCCATCGCGCCGATCGTGCATGCAGACTCGATCAATTTCGACATCGCCTGGAAGCAATCGCGCTACGACAAAGAGGGCCCCGGCGGCGACAAGGCCGCCTACGTCAACTGCCCGATGGACAAGGCGCAGTACGAAACTTTCATCGCCGCTCTCAATGCCGGCGCGAAGACTGAGTTCAAGGACTGGGAAAAGAACACGCCCTATTTCGAAGGCTGCTTGCCGATCGAAGTGATGGCGGAGCGCGGGCCGGAGACATTGCGCTTCGGGCCGATGAAGCCTGTCGGCTTGATGGACGCGCGCGTCGGCACACGGCCCTACGCCGTCGTGCAACTGCGCCAAGACAACAAGCTCGGCACGCTCTTCAACATGGTCGGCTTCCAGACCAAGCTGAAATACGGCGCGCAGGAAGAGATCTTCCGCATGATCCCCGGCCTTGAGAACGCGCGTTTCGCGCGTCTCGGCGGCATTCATCGCAACACGTTCCTGAACTCACCGCGCCTGCTCGATTCAACATTGCGTTTGAAGGCCGAACCGCGCGTGCGCTTCGCCGGCCAAGTGACGGGCGTTGAAGGCTATGTCGAAAGCGCCGCGATGGGCATGCTTGCTGGCCGTTTCGCTGCCGCCGAACGCTTAGGCCGCGCCATCGAACCGCCGCCGCACACAACAGCACTCGGCGCGTTGGTGGCCCACGTCACCGGCGGCCACATCACGGACGGCAAAGGCTCGTTCCAGCCGATGAACGTGAACTTCGGCCTCTTCCCGCCGATCGACGCGCCGACGCACGGGCCTGATGGGAAGAAACTCAAAGGCGAAGAACGCGGGAGAGCGAAGAAGCTGGCGATGGCGGAGCGGGCGCTGGAGGATTTGGCGGGATGGTTGGACGGCGCCTCATTGCGCTGA
- a CDS encoding thiazole synthase — protein sequence MTADTLTIAGKSYNSRLIIGTGKYKSYAENAAALEASGAEIVTVAVRRVNLSDPTKERLTDHIDPKKVEFLPNTAGCFTADDALRTLRLAREAGGWKLVKLEVLADQKTLYPEMEETLKAAKVLVAEGFSVMVYCSDDPVYARKLEDAGCVAIMPLGSLIGSGLGVQNPVGIRLIVEQARVPVIVDAGVGTASDAAIAMELGVDGVLMNTAIAEAKDPIRMAKAMKHAVIAGREAYLAGRMGKKKYADPSSPLGGLI from the coding sequence TTGACCGCTGACACCCTCACCATCGCCGGCAAGAGCTATAATTCGCGCCTCATCATCGGCACCGGCAAATATAAGTCGTACGCGGAGAATGCGGCGGCACTGGAAGCCAGCGGGGCGGAGATTGTCACGGTTGCGGTGCGGCGGGTGAATTTGAGCGATCCGACCAAGGAACGCCTCACCGATCACATCGATCCAAAGAAGGTGGAATTTCTGCCCAACACCGCCGGCTGCTTCACGGCCGATGATGCGTTGCGCACGCTGCGCCTTGCGCGCGAGGCGGGCGGTTGGAAGCTGGTGAAGCTTGAAGTGTTGGCCGATCAGAAGACGCTCTATCCCGAGATGGAAGAGACGCTGAAGGCCGCGAAAGTGCTCGTCGCCGAGGGCTTCTCTGTGATGGTCTATTGCAGCGACGATCCCGTTTATGCGCGCAAGCTTGAGGATGCGGGCTGCGTCGCGATCATGCCGCTGGGCTCGCTGATCGGCTCGGGGCTGGGCGTGCAAAACCCTGTCGGCATTCGCTTGATCGTGGAGCAAGCGCGCGTGCCGGTGATCGTGGACGCCGGCGTCGGCACCGCAAGCGATGCGGCGATCGCGATGGAGCTGGGTGTCGACGGCGTGCTGATGAACACCGCCATCGCCGAAGCCAAAGACCCAATCCGCATGGCGAAAGCGATGAAGCACGCCGTGATCGCGGGGCGCGAAGCGTATCTGGCCGGGCGGATGGGGAAGAAGAAATACGCTGATCCGAGCAGCCCGCTGGGTGGCTTGATTTGA
- the aat gene encoding leucyl/phenylalanyl-tRNA--protein transferase → MKPFTTDDLLACYRRGVFPMAESREDDGFFIVDPEWRCIFPLDQFHVPRRLARTLRGDQFSFTINRAFAAVIDGCAAPGPDREDTWINPDIRALYLDLHRKGVAHSVEARIDGELVGGLYGVAIGGAFFGESMFSRATDASKAALIHLAARLRFGGFKLLDAQFITPHLAQFGAQTLPRRIFQGLLSVALETKADFRALPEDTPGATLVSILAAR, encoded by the coding sequence GTGAAGCCATTCACCACCGATGACCTCTTGGCGTGCTACCGGCGCGGCGTCTTCCCGATGGCGGAAAGCCGCGAAGACGACGGCTTTTTCATCGTCGATCCTGAATGGCGCTGCATCTTCCCGCTGGATCAATTCCACGTGCCGCGCCGCCTCGCCCGCACGCTGCGCGGCGACCAATTCAGTTTCACCATCAATCGCGCCTTCGCCGCCGTGATAGATGGCTGCGCCGCCCCTGGCCCGGATCGCGAAGACACCTGGATCAATCCAGACATCCGCGCGCTCTATCTCGACCTCCACCGCAAGGGTGTAGCCCACAGCGTCGAGGCGCGCATTGATGGTGAATTGGTCGGCGGCCTATACGGCGTCGCCATCGGGGGCGCTTTCTTCGGCGAAAGCATGTTCTCGCGCGCCACCGACGCCAGCAAAGCCGCCCTCATTCATCTCGCCGCGCGGCTGCGCTTCGGCGGCTTCAAATTGCTAGACGCCCAATTCATCACGCCGCACCTCGCGCAATTCGGCGCCCAAACACTGCCGCGCCGGATCTTTCAGGGGCTGCTGAGCGTCGCGCTGGAGACGAAGGCGGATTTCCGGGCATTACCCGAGGACACCCCGGGCGCAACGCTGGTCTCCATCCTCGCAGCGCGCTAG
- a CDS encoding DUF6985 domain-containing protein — protein sequence MGILLLDEFVLIPRGPCLFDSYEHPTPAPSPVGDFVVCLDVKMDQSPSSEMLHAAARLIERFEQDRELAAQMIFDEYTALRDDPKGRWWREECGVPAELQRSELHNFLSPRQLSVADDCSAAVYVGPDWDREHGLTYELTPEGWEKLN from the coding sequence GTGGGCATCCTGCTTCTCGATGAGTTTGTCCTGATCCCGCGCGGCCCGTGTCTTTTCGACAGTTACGAGCATCCCACCCCGGCGCCGTCGCCGGTAGGCGATTTCGTCGTCTGCCTCGACGTAAAGATGGACCAATCGCCATCGTCGGAGATGCTTCATGCCGCTGCCAGATTGATTGAGCGTTTCGAACAGGATCGAGAACTGGCCGCGCAGATGATCTTTGATGAATACACAGCGCTGCGTGATGATCCCAAGGGGCGCTGGTGGCGAGAGGAATGCGGCGTGCCTGCAGAGTTGCAACGCAGCGAGCTTCACAACTTTCTGAGCCCGCGACAGCTCTCGGTCGCTGATGATTGTAGCGCAGCCGTTTACGTTGGCCCTGATTGGGATCGTGAACACGGGCTCACTTACGAACTGACCCCAGAGGGTTGGGAGAAACTCAATTGA
- the aroQ gene encoding type II 3-dehydroquinate dehydratase, protein MPDRKPIYVLNGPNLNLLGTREPHIYGHATLADIEQACVARAGQLGFTVDFRQSNIEGELVNWLQEARDNAGAVVLNAGAYTHTSVALHDAIKAISIPVIETHLSNPATREDFRHVSLVGKAAKGVIAGFGATSYLLAIEAAALLANESKGA, encoded by the coding sequence ATGCCGGACCGGAAACCGATCTACGTGCTTAACGGCCCTAATCTCAATCTGTTAGGCACGCGCGAGCCGCATATCTACGGCCACGCCACCCTGGCCGACATTGAGCAAGCCTGCGTCGCGCGGGCGGGCCAATTGGGCTTTACCGTCGATTTCCGCCAATCGAACATCGAGGGCGAGTTGGTGAATTGGCTGCAAGAAGCCCGCGACAACGCGGGCGCGGTTGTTCTAAACGCCGGCGCCTACACCCACACCTCGGTCGCCCTTCATGACGCGATCAAGGCCATCTCCATTCCGGTGATCGAAACTCACCTCTCCAACCCCGCAACGCGTGAGGACTTCCGTCACGTTTCGTTAGTGGGCAAAGCCGCAAAGGGCGTGATCGCCGGCTTTGGGGCGACCTCGTATCTACTGGCCATCGAGGCGGCAGCCTTGTTGGCGAATGAAAGCAAAGGCGCGTGA
- a CDS encoding cobalamin biosynthesis protein CbiG yields MSQRLFQAYVMVDWSAASKPTTGPDSIWVGVLKRNVRFQMAFESHNPATRLDAEKLLTNVLDDLKRKGERTLVGFDFPLGFPRGTAAALQLVGEPWRALIDFAAKEVKDKPDNTNNRFQVGAKMNRLMTGEAFPFWGAPARDEQTMLSAKRPREHGEGDLPELRLAEQAIKGPSSIWKLYYQGSVGGQALTGLPVIKRLAEKRAAKFWPFETGWKPLTPADLSEVECVFAEIYPSMLGAKPAAGEIKDQAQVRTACERFNALDDKGQLASMFGPAKDDPRREVVEREEGWILGAPA; encoded by the coding sequence ATGAGCCAACGCCTCTTCCAAGCCTATGTGATGGTCGATTGGAGCGCCGCCTCCAAGCCGACGACTGGCCCGGACTCGATCTGGGTCGGCGTGCTGAAGCGCAATGTGCGCTTCCAGATGGCGTTTGAGTCTCACAACCCCGCCACCCGCCTCGACGCGGAAAAGCTGCTCACCAATGTGCTCGATGATCTGAAACGCAAGGGCGAGCGCACGCTCGTCGGCTTCGACTTCCCGCTCGGCTTTCCGCGCGGCACGGCGGCGGCGTTGCAGCTGGTTGGTGAGCCCTGGCGCGCGCTGATCGATTTCGCGGCCAAGGAGGTGAAGGACAAGCCCGACAACACCAACAATCGCTTCCAAGTCGGCGCCAAGATGAACCGGCTGATGACCGGCGAGGCGTTTCCGTTCTGGGGCGCGCCGGCGCGCGATGAGCAGACCATGCTCTCGGCCAAGCGCCCGCGCGAACATGGCGAAGGCGATCTGCCGGAATTGCGCTTGGCTGAGCAGGCGATAAAAGGCCCCTCGTCGATCTGGAAGCTTTACTATCAAGGCTCCGTTGGCGGTCAGGCGCTGACGGGTCTGCCGGTGATCAAACGCCTCGCAGAGAAGCGTGCCGCGAAGTTCTGGCCGTTTGAAACGGGCTGGAAGCCGCTGACGCCGGCCGATCTCTCCGAGGTCGAATGCGTATTCGCGGAAATCTATCCGAGCATGCTCGGCGCCAAACCCGCAGCCGGCGAGATCAAGGATCAGGCGCAAGTCCGCACCGCGTGCGAACGCTTCAATGCGCTGGATGATAAAGGTCAGCTCGCTTCGATGTTCGGTCCGGCCAAGGACGATCCGCGTCGTGAAGTCGTGGAGCGCGAAGAAGGCTGGATCCTTGGCGCGCCAGCTTAA